Part of the Kamptonema formosum PCC 6407 genome, CTTAATAGTAAATGTTGCTCCCTTCCCCTCACCTTCGCTTTGGGCGCGAACGCTACCGCCGTGCAGTTCTACCAAATGGCGGACAATAGCTAAACCGATACCCAAGCCAGTATAAGTTCTAGCGATTGAGCTGTCGGCTTGACGGAAGCGATCGAACACAAAGGGCAGAAAATCAGGTTTTATCCCCAATCCCGTATCCCTCACCGAAATCTCAACATGAGAGTTAACTCTCTCCAGGTAGACCTGAACTTGCCCGCCTTTGAGCGTAAACTTAACCGCGTTAGAAAGCAAATTCCAGACGATTTGCTGCAAGCGGTCTGAGTCTCCTGCCACCAGCCCCCCTGTGGAATCGAAGATGGTTTGCAGGCGAATCTCCTTAGCTTCAGCCGCAGGGCGGACTGTATCTAAGGCTGCTTCAATGACGGTGACAAGTTCAACTGGGCGGACATTCAGCCGTACCTTACCCTGAATGATCCGGGAAACGTCGAGCAAATCCTCAACTAATTGCGCTTGGGCTCTAGCACTGCGCTCAATTGTCTCCATTGCCTTGGCTGTCGTCTTCTCGTCAAACTTGCGAGTATTGAGCAGGCGCAGCCAACCCAGCATGGCGTTTAAGGGCGATCGCAACTCGTGGGATAGCGTCGCCAAAAACTCATCCTTCATCCGGTTGGCAGTCTCCGCCTGAGTGCGGGCATTCTGTTCGCGGATGAGTAACTGGGCGCGTTCGTCTTCAGCTTGTTTGCGTTCGGTGAAGTCGCGCATGATTTTAGCAAAACCCCGCAATCCTGCCTCATCTTGCAGGGAAGTGAGAATACCGCTAGCCCAGAAACGGCTGCCGTCTTTACGGATGTGCCAGCGTTCGTCCTCTGCTTGACCTGCCGCTACTGCTTGCTCTAGTTCCAGCTTGTCTGTGCCGGCAGCTAAATCCTCCGGTGTAAAAATAATCGATGTCGGCTGACCGATTGCCTCTGCTTCCTCATAGCCTAAAATTCTTTGAGCTCCTACACTCCAACGGATAATGTATCCTTGGGCATCAAGGAAGAAAATTGCGTAGTCTTGTGCATTGTCTAACAGCAGACGGAACCGCTCTTCAGTTTCTCGTTGCGCTGACTCGGCTTGCTTGCGGTCTGTGATATCGGCGACAATCCAAACTGCTCCTGCAAAATTACCACGATCGCCTAAAATCGGGTCAGCAGTGACAGAAAACCAGCGATCGCCAAACCTCAGTTCTAAATTTTGTCGGCGGCCAGTTTCTCGAGCCCGAATAAAGAGATTTACTTCCGTAGCACCGATCGTATCTTGGATCAAATCCTGATAAAAACAACCTTTAATCTCGCTTTCCGATTTTCCCCAAAGTTCCCTCGCGGCGCAGTTGCACCGCACTATACTGCCATCGCTATCCAGCAGACACACCAGATCCGCGATCGCATCGAAAGTCGTTTGCCACTCCCTCGCCAGTAGCCGTGCCGCTTCCTCTGCCTTTCTGGTACGAAGCAAAGCATTGACAGTCGCGACTAACTCAATCGGCTCTACAGGCTGGGCGAGATAGCCATCTGCACCGCCATCTAACCCCTGTACCTTATCCTCGCTCTTGACAAAACTAGCCGAGAGATGTAGCACCGGAATAAACGCCGTAGCAGGGTTAGTCTTAATCTGCCTACAGACCTCAAACCCATTGATATCAGGCAACTGCACGTCAAGGACAATTAAATCTGGTTGGTAGTCGAGTGCCAATTGCAGGCCAGCTTTCCCAGTGGCCGCCTGTTGCACATCAAACCCCGCATTTTGAAGCATCCGGGTAACGATATAGCGGTTAGCTGCGTTGTCGTCTACGTGCAAGATCGTGACTTGAGGTCGGTCGGGCATAGTTTTTGGAAAAAATAAGGAAGAATTAAGGTACGAATTAGGCTATAGGTTTGATTTAATCGCTTTTTTAGTGCCGAAACGATAAAACTACCATTATTTTGCGAGTCAACCACAGACCGAGATCGTCTAGAGGAAGAAAAATAAAATAGGAGAGCGGTAATTTTAAAGGAGGGAGAGCGAAGTCTGGGTATATATAGCAGTCGCCAAGGCGATTAGGACACGATTGATTGCTGGAACCCGCTTATTCTATTCCCTTCTTCCCTAGTCCTGAGCATCCTAGTCCCTAGCTATAGGTATAAGCCCTGCTTTTATCAGAGCTTCCCGGAGTTTACCGCTTGCCACCTCGTGATGTTGACTCTCTTTAGATAGAATTGCGATCGCGTTTTGTGCTATATACATTGACTCTTGTGGGTCGAGCAACTTTGAGCTATTAACAATTACAGAGATATTCTTAGTATCAGGATTGCTTTTAAGTTGTTTCAATACTTCAAAACCATTCATTCCTGGCATCTCCAAATCTAAAAAAATTGCATCAATAGTTTCCGTCTGAGCTAACGCTAAACCTTCCTGCCCAGACTCAGCTTCAATTATAGTAAAATTAGGATCGGCTAAGTATTCCTTGAGCAAGTATCTAGCTACTTGGTCGTTGTCTATAATCAAAACTTTTTGCGGCAAATCCCCCTTGACTAGAGCATTAATTTTGTGGAGCAGCGGAAGTCGCTCCGCAGGTTTGATAAAAAACGCATCTGCACCCAATGCGCGAGCTTTCCTCTCGTTGTCAATGACAGTGATTACAATCAGAGGAATATTCTGCGTTGCTTCGTTTCCTTTCATTTCAGCAATCAAAGTCCACGTACTCTGTTTATCTAGTAAAATGTCCAATAGTATAGCTACAGGTCTAAAAACTTGAAGGGCCTCTCTTGCTTGACAAAGCGATCCAGCTATTATCATTTGATAGCAAGAACCCTGAAAATATTTCTCATAAGTAAATAAAGTTTCTACATTATCTTCTACTACTAATATAGGATAGAGAGCTGCATCCAAATTGCAAGAGAAATTCTCCCTTTGCACATCCTCTTTGATACTGTTATAAACGACAGGAATTGTAGCAAAAAATGTTGAACCTTTCCCTAATTCGCTGGTAAGAAAGACACTTCCTCCCAGCAATTCAGCTAATTTTTTGGCTAGCGGGAGTCCCAAACCTGTTCCTTTAAATTGTGTTTGTAGGGGAGAATTAAGTTGGGTATATTCTTCAAATATCAGCTCTCGATCGCCTACGGCAATACCGATACCAGTATCCGCTACGGAAAAGACAACAGTGTTACCAGCAATTGCCGCTGAAACCCTAATTTCTCCAACTTCTGTATACTTCAACGAATTGGAGATAAAATTTCTGAGAATTTGGCTAACCTTGCCTTCGTCAGTGTAAAGTTTATGGCAACCGACAACTTCTTCAAAAACTAGAGAAACTGACGAATTATAGGCCAGTAAAGGCCGTAGCATACCCCTCAAAGCTCCAAAAAGGTCGCTAATTTCAAACTCATTGGGATGCACTACAATTTTGCCTGCTTCTGCCTTTGCCAAGTCTAATAAGTCATTAACTAAATCCGAAAGACATTCAGCAGATTTACGGATGAAAGTCACTTGCTTTTCTTGTTCTAATGTCAATTCACCATCCATCCTGTCTAACAGTATCCGCGAGAGAGATATAATTGAGTTTAGCGGCGTGCGAAACTCGTGGCTCATATTTGATAAAAATCGGGTTTTAACTTCATTTGCCTTCTGTAAGGAATCGGCTTTTTCATCTAATTCGGCATAGAGAGCTACTACTCCCCTATTAGTATCTTCTAATTCGCAATTGAGCTGAATTAGCTGCTCTTCACGCTGACGGATATCTTCTAGAGCTAATAGTAATTCTTGGTTCTGCTGCTGAATTTCTTCAAAGGAACTTTGAGGCGCTTGCATCGCCAATTTACTGCCCAACTGCCCTAAGTCTTTTGCTGTTAAAATAGAAGGCAACCTCGGCAAGTTTTTTTCCATCACGACGATAGTTCCCTCACCTACCGAAGAGGAAATCTGAAATCGATCCATTAACCGCTTGCTGCCAATAATACCTAGACCCATGCCAGTTGTAGATATATATTGTCCATTGAGAATAGTATTAAGATTAGCAATACCTTGACCTCGATCCTCAATGGAAATTATCAATGTTTGAGGCGAAGATATTTCCACCCAAAATTTAACTTTTCCGCCTCCGGCATATTGAAAAGCATTGCGACCAATTTCAGATACAGCAGTGGCAATGCGAGTTTTATCCTGAGCCTGAAAACCTAATAAACTTGCAATTTGCCCCGCCCGCTGGCGAGTCATGACGACATCTTGTTCAAATTTGATTTCTAGAGTTAGGAGAGTGAAAGTCATTGCTAATGGCTAATGGCTAATGGCTAATGGCTAATTGGTAATGGCTAATGGCTAATTGCTAATGGCTAATTGCTAATTGCTAATTGCTAATTGCTAACAGTTGACAGTTGACAGTTAACAGTTAACAGTTAGCAGTTAACTTAAAAATTTTATTTAGCGGCAAGCACTGTCACATCATCGCGACCTCTAGTGAAATCTCGGTACAAAACTCCAGCAATTAAACAGGGATGTTTTGATACTAAACCAGCATAACGCTCTAGATGCCACTGCGTACCCAACCCATCGGAGTGCATGACTAAAAGACCTCCTTTGGGCCACTGATAGACAAATTCCTGAATTTTGCGAACCTCATGTCCGACAGTACCATTGTGGGAAACCATGCTGTAGTTTGCATCGGGAGAAATGACTGCGGCAGAAATATTTCCGATTCCTGCAAAGCGAACCGATGCGCTACGAAAGTCAATTTCTGCGATCGCGATTACTGCACCCCGCGTACTTCGCAAAGCCCCATGAGCCGCCTCTATAATCTCTTTTGGGCTTTTATGAGTATTCTCTCGAAATATCCTCACAGCTTCATTAGATGCGATCGCAGCTTGCGGGCCGTGACCCAACCCGTCGGCCACTAGCAGCAAACTACGATCTTCCTGCTGTTCTACGGCCCAAGCATCCCCTGAAACATCCTCGCCTCTGACAGGTAAGCAAACTCCGCCAATTTTTAGGCGATCTTCTGGTGGGGGTGAATCGTAAGATGTTGCCCAGATGTGGCTTAATATGGCTGTGCCGCCGTTGGTAACAGAATAAATGTCAAAAAAGTTAGATAGCCGCTGGCAAGCCCCCAAACCGTTTCCCAGAGTCCCGCCTGTAGAAAAGCCGTCGCGCAAGCACTCGCTAATACTGCTCATTCCCGGCCCAGAGTCTAAGGCTAAGATTTCTATAAGCGCGATTGAGTTTAAGACTTTTGCTTGTAGCAATAGTTGACCGTTACGGGCGTAGCGGACGAGGTTTTTTGTCAACTCGCTGACTACGATGCTAACCTTTCCACGATCTGTTTCGTTGAAGCCAAGTTGATTAGCAAAGGCTACAGCTATCCGCCGCGCTTCGCCAGCTTGACTGGACTCTAGAATGGGTAAGGCGACTGGTTCTGGCATATTTGCTTCCTGGGTTTGGTTTAAGGTTATCTATTTCTCTTTTCTTTTCCTCCTCTATGCCTTTGTGTCTTCTTAGGTTCATTAAATTGCAGGGTTTTGCTTTTCAATAAGACTACAAAAATGAGACATAACTTTGGGTATAAAGGAAGGGGAGTAAACTTCAAAAATTCTCTCGTTTTAGGACAGAGGTTTGGCAAGAGGTCTAGGAATTTCAACATGACTCTCACTATTTTTTTGGTGGTAAAGAAGTCAGCTACTTCCACTTAGCGATCGTAATAGTTGTGCCCTCACCGACGCGAGAAACGATGTTAAATTCGTTCACGAGCCGCTTGGAACCAGAAAGACCCATGCCAAGCCCGCCTCCGGTGGTGAAGCCGTCTTTTAAGGCAAGGTCGATGTCGGGAATGCCGGGGCCTTTGTCTTCAAAGGTGAGCCGCACACCCCGGCGGTTTCCCTCTTGTAGGGTTTCCAGTTGTAGTTGCCCGCCGCCGCCGTAGTCTAAGGTATTACGGGCGAGTTCGCTGGCCGCCGTCACGATTTTGGTTTGGTCTACGAGGCTCAAACCTTGTTCCACGGCTAACTTGCGGACGGCTTGCCTTACTAGCACAACGTCTGCGGCGGTTTTGATGCTCATGGTTTCAGACCTCTGCACGGTCATCTGGCATCTCCTCTGGAGTTGCTAGCGATCGCCGCAATAGAGCCATTCCCCTCTCTACGTTTAAGGCTGTGCGGATGCCTTTGAGGGAAAGCCCTAATTCTACTAGAGTAATGGCTACTGCTGGCTGCATTCCAACTACGACTGTTTCGGCATCAAGTATCTGCGACATTTTGGCAATGTTTCCTAATATTCGCCCGATGAAGGAGTCAACCATATCTAAGGCGGAAATATCTATTAATACGCCGCGAGCATTTGTCTGGTTGATGCGATTTGTGAGGTCGTCTTGTAATGTCATGGCTAGGCGATCGTGCATATCGACTTGGATCGTAACTAAGAGAAATTGACCCATTTTAAGTATGGGAATTTTTTCGTCCATGATGCTTCCTTAAGTGCGCGGCTGGTTGCGGGTGATGCTGGCTCCAATGCGTTTTAATGCTAGAGCAAAAGCGTCGGCTAGGGTGGCTTTGGTGATCACGTCCGCGAGATCCACGCCGAGGTAAACGATGGTTTGGGCGATTTGGGGGCGAATGCCGCTGATGATGCAGTCAGCGCCCATTAAGCGGGCGGCAGTAACGGTTTTGAGCAGGTGTTGTGCAGTTAGGGTGTCTACGGTTGGGACTCCGGTAATATCAATGATCGTAACTTCTGCGCCTGTCTCTACAATTTTTTGTAGGAGGGACTCCATTACACCTTGAGTGCGGTTGCTGTCCAGGGTACCGATGATTGGTAAGGCTAATATCCCATCCCACAGTTTTACAACTGGGGTGGAGAGTTCCATGAGTTCTTCTTGCTGGCGATAGATGACTTCTTCGCGGGCTTTTTGGTAGATTTCTGTGGTCAGTAAACCTAGTTTATCTAGGAGGGTACTGACTGACCAAATCTCTTGGATGAGGTTTTGGCTATCGTTTGCGAGTTCGGAGTGTAGCTGGGTGAATAAGGGGTGTTTTAAGGATAAAATAAAGGTTGCGGTTTCTGAGGGTGTGAAGCCTTTGTGAGAGCGATCGCGCGATATGCTGGAAAGCATTTCTCGCACTGGCCGCCATTCTGAGGTGTTGATGTCAGTTAAGTTACCGCGATCGAGTGCTGCTACTAGGAGGTCTAGAAATTCTCTGCACTCTTCCCGTACTTCTATTTCTTTGAGCGAGTCTTGGCGACTGCTAGCAGTCATCTGCTCTGAGAGCCATGCTGTCAACAGTTCCGAGCGGTATTTTTTGAGAATTTCGGAAATTTTGCTTTGGCCGTTCAAGCTCATATTTGCTGTTCCTTACACCTGTGGGAATTAAAAGAGCCTGTAACAAAGTACAAAGATTAGGCTTTAAGGTATAACTAGCGTTACTTGGAGCTGTTGGCAGACACGGGAAAGCGATAGAGTTTTATTTTATATCAATTCCAGTTTGTTAACCACGATTAGGTGCTGGGGCGGGTTTACAAGCTTTCTAGCTTGTATTACATCTCGCAGGCGAAGCACTCCTAGAGGAATAATGGTTAATCAAGCGGACTTAATTCTATTTGACGCTGGTCGTTGACGCGAACAATTGTCCAGTTTGAGGTAGTCCCTTTAAGGCTAATTTATCTATATTGCACTATGGGTTAGGGGGGGGGAAGTGGAGTTTGGGCTAAATAACTCCTTATTGTTAAGTTACCACGTTAAAGGGTTGACTTACAATCGGCAAGAGGGTTAAGATTTACGACTACGAGTGTAGGGCGATCGCGATACTCTGTTTTGGTCACACTTGTGCTCTATTTTAGGATACTCAAGGGCGAGGGATGAGGTTTCTGGGTCTGGTAGGCGATCGCAATTCTCAAGTCGTCTGTTTCTGAGGCAAGAGCACTTTCCTTTAGATTGAGTTAAGTTCACCTGAAAATCCGATAGTTGCGATATTTTTCTATTTTTTTCACCACTTTTGTGAGCGTAAAGCTGGCAATTTCCGATCGCATTTGCGCTTGTAAAATCCCTCACTTTACCCTATTTGTATCATTGATAATGAGGTATGGCAGGAGGCAGGAGGCAGGAGGCAGAAGGCAATACTAGAAATGATTTGGGGGATGGAGAATGCCCTAAACGTTGTGGCGGTTGCTATAATTGCTAACCGTTAACAGTTAACCGTTAACCGTAATTTTAAAAAGGTACAAAAAATAAGTGCTGAATTATGGGATTAGCTCACAACTCAGCACTTATAATTTTTTTGATACCCCCAGGGGAATTCGAATCCCCGTCGCATCCGTGAAAGGGATGTGTCCTAGGCCTCTAGACGATGGGGGCGTGTGTTTCACACCTTTATTAACTTAACGCATCTTTCTGAGTTTGTCAACTACTTTTTCAAAAATTTTTTTTATTGGTTCCAAGGCTGTTGGCAGTAGGCTGTGAGAATGCGAGTACAGTTAGCGATCGCACCTAAATGAGCAATCTCAAACCCGTGAGTGTTTTGGGTGGGGAAGGCCAAACAAGCGGCCCTAGCTACGTGACCAAACTTCATGGCGATCGAGGCATCGCTACCAAACCCAGCGATCGCTGCCAATTGTACCACCACACCCGCGCGATCGGCTGCTTGGCGCAATTCCCCATTTAAGCCTTCATCATAAATCCCGTAGCCATCCTGAGACAACAAAACTGGCTTTTCGCCATCATCAATGGGATATTCCGGTGCCAAGGGGCAAATTTCCAAAGCAATTAACGCATCTAATTCCTGTCTTTGAGTAAAGTATAGTGCCCCGATCGCGCCGACTTCCTCCTTCGCCGATGCCACCAAATAAACATTAACGGGTGGTGCTTGCAAAGATGCAGCTACATCTAGTAAAATTGCCACAGAAGCTTTATTATCCAGGGTATAACTAGCAATATAATCCTTTAATCGTAGCGGGTGTTTGCGGTGCTTTCCTACTACCATGCGCGTACCTGGACGAATGCCTGCCTTAGCTAATTCTTCCGCACTACATTTCGTTTCAATCCAAGCATTTTCCCACTTTAATGCCACATCTTCCTGCTGAGATTTTTGAGGAGATTCGTGAGAAACATGACGGGAACCAAAGCTGAGGATACCACTAATGGTTTGATTATCTCCCAATAAATCGACAACGCCTTCGCCATAAACCCAAGGGAAAGAACCCCCAAGTTTACGAACTTGGACTCGGCCATTTGATGTTACAGTTTTGACGATCGCGCCGATTTCATCTTTATGGGCAGTAATTGCGATAGAGTGTTGAGAATCGCGACCTGGAATTAGTGCGATCGCATTTCCTGCACTGTCAAGCCAAGCCTTTACTCCCATTTTCGTAAACCTATCGATTAACCAGTCGTCAACTTCCGACTCAACACCACTAGGAGAGTGGTGCATCACTAGCTCTTCAATCGTAGCAAACAAGCGATCGTACTCTTGCATTTTTTTACCACAAAAGGGACGAGAGAGGGGATGGGGGAGATGGGGGANNNNNNNNNNNNNNNNNNNNNNNNNNNNNNNNNNNNNNNNNNNNNNNNNNNNNNNNNNNNNNNNNNNNNNNNNNNNNNNNNNNNNNNNNNNNNNNNNNNNTAACAAGACTTACGCACCCAACCAAAGAAACCGGGTTTTTGACGAAAATACTTCGTTTTACCCACAGATTCTCTCAAAAACCCGGTTTCTGGAGCCCTGAGCGTAAGTCCTAAATTAGCAATTAGCAATTAGCAATTAGCCAATTACCAATTACCAATTACCAATTACCAAAACTACTAATTAGACTTCTCTTGTAGCGCATCCTTCGCTGATACTCCATCCCCCTCAACTCCAAAATACCAAAGACTTGCCGCCGCCTCTGCACGGCTAACAGATTTATTAGGCTGAAACAGGGTTGTAAAACCAAAAACTCGGCGAATATTAGCTAAATCTCCATTATTGAAATCAGCTAAAACTGCTCGTGCAGCACCCGAATCAATCTTCGAGGTATCTTGAAAACCCCACCTTTCTTTCACCGCATCAATATTAGCTGAAGGCAAAGCTTGACGAGTATCCAGAGGCACTTTCCAGAGCATCATCGCTGCACGAGTTAAAGGCTCGTTTGGTCGAAACTTGACATTTTTAGTATCCCCAGAAAGGGAACTAGGAATTAAACCTGCTTCTGCTAAACCTTGAATTGCTGGAAAATCAGGATCGGTTTTTGGGACATCAGTAAAAGCCGCCGTAGTTGATGTTATCGCTAACCGAATTTGTTTCGCTGGACGATTAGCATAAATCTTATTATTAGCCGCTACCAGCCAGCGTGCATACTCGCGGCGAGTAATAGTTTTGTTAGGTTCCGGTAAGGTATTAGTAATATCTGAACTCTGATTTTGCGATCGCAATTTCAACACGCCTAACTCGACTACCTCAGCTACATACTGACGCAATTCTTGAGGTACTTCGCTTTGCTCCTGTGCCTTTGGTGTTGATATAACTTTATTGTCTAAATTAGGAGAAGCAGAGGCACTTGGCGAAGGCGAAGAATTGGTAATGGCGGGAGAATTACTCGGTTCTGGTGTAGCAGCAATTTCCTGAGAATCTTTGCCGTACTCAATCGTAAATTCTGTAGCCGCACCCGATTTCTGATTAGGTACAAACGATACAGCGACACGCAAATTATTCTTAGTTGCCGTCAATGTTCCTTGTTCATCTTCCGTAGGTGGTAATTTAATTTCCCATTTTTGACGTTGAAATTCTGTCTGATAATAATTCTGAATGTAGTTGCTGGGATCGGTGCTTTTCCAACGAAGTTGTACCTTGTCTTCAGTGGGATTATTTAGCTTAGTAACTTCGAGCAACTCAGCATTAGTATAAAGTGGAATTTCATTGGGAAAATCAGGGGGCAACTTAGCAGTTGAGGTATTAGATTGGTTAGTAGCAAGAGGTGGCGGCGTGGGTACTCTCAAGCTAGCGGGACTTTCCTGAAGTCGGGGATCGGCGGCCAAAGACTCCTCAAGTGCTTTACTATTAGGACTATTGGCACAAGCCGTCAACGAGGCTAGCAAAAATATGGTTAAGCTGGCATTGGCAGCGTGACTTTGAATCCTGACCAAATATTTCGAGGATCTAAGCCATCGAGTAAATATAGTATCCACAATAAGTCTCCTCATTACCTATCTCTTTAAGGCTAGCGTAAATATTCACCCTGGATGCGATCGCCAGATTTCGAGGTCTGTCCCCCTATGGTCGATCTCGCTTGCGATTCATTTTTATTTGTTGAGTTTTATGAAAAAATTCACAACTAGGTACAGAACGTGCTAAAATCAGCCACACTTCATGGAGGTGCTTAAATCTCTGGAAAAGATTGTCAGAACCATCGGATTTAATTTTTTAATAAGGCATCTATGGAATTTAGCCTGATTCTTTCCAATATTCTCAACCCTCCAGTGTTGTTCTTTTTTGTCGGATTGGCAGCAGTTTGGCTCAAGTCAGATTTAGAAATTCCCCAGCCATTGCCAAAACTATTTTCTCTCTATCTCCTGTTTGCAATTGGCTTCAAAGGTGGTCACGAAATTATTGAGAGTGGCGTAAGTGTGGAAATTGGATTTACTCTTTTAGCCGCAATGTTAATGGCTTGCATAGTACCAATTTACTCATTTTTTATCTTAAGAATCAAGCTAGATGTTTATAATGCAGCAGCGATTGCTGCCACCTACGGCTCTATCAGTGCTGTCACTTTTATTACTGCCAGCGCATTACTAACCAAATTAAATCTGAGTTTTGGCGGGCACATGGTTGCAGCTCTTGCTCTGATGGAATCTCCAGCTATTGTCATCGGCATCTTTTTAGTGCGTTTGTTTATCGATAAGCAAGAGAGCGAAGCTGAAAACGTTGAGCAAATATCTTGGATTGAGGTATTGCGAGAAGCCTGTCTGAATGGCTCGGTATTTTTGTTAGTAAGTAGTCTAATTATCGGATTGCTGACTGGCGACAGTGGTTGGCTAAAAATTAAGCTTTTTGCTGACGACTTGTTTTACGGGATATTGTGTTTTTTCCTTTTAGATATGGGATTGATTGCAG contains:
- a CDS encoding sodium-dependent bicarbonate transport family permease, whose product is MEFSLILSNILNPPVLFFFVGLAAVWLKSDLEIPQPLPKLFSLYLLFAIGFKGGHEIIESGVSVEIGFTLLAAMLMACIVPIYSFFILRIKLDVYNAAAIAATYGSISAVTFITASALLTKLNLSFGGHMVAALALMESPAIVIGIFLVRLFIDKQESEAENVEQISWIEVLREACLNGSVFLLVSSLIIGLLTGDSGWLKIKLFADDLFYGILCFFLLDMGLIAARRINDLKQAGSFVIGFSVVMPLLNALIGIGIAKLLGLSVGNALLFAVLCASASYIAVPAAMRMSVPEANPSLYISMALALTFPFNIIIGIPVYLQIINRFWN